The genomic region CCTTATACCCTAGATGATATGAACTAAATCGAAATCTAGAGCTGAAGTACACCGCAATTTTCCAACTAAATTACTCGTCTCTAGCTAGACTGGCGGGTGACTGAATTCCACTCTCTTTGCGATGACCGATGACTCAATCCCACACTCAGTCCCTTCTCATAAATGCCCCGGCGGAACAGATGGTGGAGTTTCCAAGTGCCGTGAAACAAACGAtatcattcataaataattattttgatACATGTTACACTCTGTTCAGTGTTTTTAACAGGTGGATCAATTCCTGGGCATAACGCACGCACTATCAGTTTGAACGTTTCCCACTCAAAATTTAAGAGGGAAATCTAAATCTAGTCAATATATATTTTAACAATAACGTACGTCATATACGGACTGTTTTACACGCACTATGAGTTTGAACGCCTCTCGCTCAAAATTTAACCATCATTTGAACTATTCATAATGTGGTCTGTATAAATATAGCTGGATTTCCATTCTCCTTCTGTGTCTtcgtcttcatcttcatcttcatctgctGAGTTGTTTGGTGTTTTTCCATTTACCTTCATCTCAGCAGTGAGTATGGGGAAATCTATGGTCATCACGCTCATACTTGTTGTCTCCCTCAGTTTATTTAATTTCCATGTCTCCTCCGCTAAGCGTACCATTCTGATTGGAGACCGTCGAATGTTACCTAGTTGTACAGACTGCCACAGATATACTTCTGATCCTACTTGCTGCGATTTGCCACATCATCCTAATTTGTCACCACTCATGGAGGAAGTGGAGCATTCCTCACCACAGCAAAAATCAGTGGAGAAGCATTTCTCACCAGATGAGAAATCAGTAGAGCGTTTATCAGCAGATGAAAAAACGGCTTAAAAGAAAAAGCCTAAAATAAGGCAGCCAATCTGTTTTGATGGTATAATGGAATAagtatagataaataaataaagctTCTAATTATTTTTATGGAGTTTTGGAGTTTTAAAGATAGAGCGACTTTTTttcaatattaatttttaaatttatgttctttctaatttttagattttttcttaatataaattataattatagttttttatttttataatgagTATTGTCTTATATATATTTGGAATAATAAAGTTGAACAGCATTCATAAATAATGATTAAAAATTGTTATTCATACCTTTGTTTACAAATAATTATTCTTGGACTGCGGCCCTAGCTCGTCCAGTCTGGTTCGCAACTTAAGGCATGGGTATGCTCCCCGTGGTCTTGAATTCAAGTCCACGGCTGTGTTAACTCTGTTCATGTTGGTACCTTGTGAGTGGGTGGTCTTGAATTCGAGTCCACGGCTGTGTTAACTTTGTTCATGTTGGTACCTTGTGAGCGGGTCGCTTCAGCGAGGACACCTctagattccacgatagtgaatataaaaataaaataaaataattcttaacatAAATTTCAATCCTATCTTTTATTTATACAACCAATATTAAATTAGAGGTATTTCAAATAATAAAGTTGAATGACATTAATAT from Cryptomeria japonica chromosome 3, Sugi_1.0, whole genome shotgun sequence harbors:
- the LOC131070016 gene encoding uncharacterized protein LOC131070016, encoding MGKSMVITLILVVSLSLFNFHVSSAKRTILIGDRRMLPSCTDCHRYTSDPTCCDLPHHPNLSPLMEEVEHSSPQQKSVEKHFSPDEKSVERLSADEKTA